One window of the Lepidochelys kempii isolate rLepKem1 chromosome 23, rLepKem1.hap2, whole genome shotgun sequence genome contains the following:
- the TMEM238 gene encoding transmembrane protein 238 produces the protein MASGGLGRCRLALGLALLLDGAGMGALLTGIFARLRVRGQDFGDLLIYSGAVLVFLSLLGWVLWYTGNLELAPEELGRDYAAKGGTLARLARKLSRRWSRRQPGPLALGPVRGSQGPPTRETI, from the coding sequence ATGGCCTCGGGGGGGCTGGGCCGGTGCCGCCTGGCGCTGGGCCTGGCGCTGCTGCTGGACGGGGCGGGCATGGGGGCGCTGCTGACGGGCATCTTCGCCCGGCTGCGGGTGCGGGGCCAGGACTTCGGGGACCTGCTGATCTACTCGGGGGCGGTGCTGGTCttcctgagcctgctgggctgggTGCTCTGGTACACGGGCAACCTGGAGCTGGCGCCCGAGGAGCTGGGGCGCGACTACGCCGCCAAGGGGGGCACCCTGGCCCGCCTCGCCCGCAAGCTCTCCCGCCGCTGGTCCCGGCGCCAGCCCGGCCCGCTGGCCCTGGGCCCCGTGCGCGGGAGCCAGGGGCCCCCGACCCGGGAGACGATCTAG